In Macaca nemestrina isolate mMacNem1 chromosome 9, mMacNem.hap1, whole genome shotgun sequence, a single genomic region encodes these proteins:
- the LOC105466044 gene encoding DNA damage-inducible transcript 4 protein — translation MPSLWDRFSSSSSTSSSPSSLSGTPTPDRPPRSAWGSAAREEGFDRSTSLESSDCESLDSSNSGFGPEEDSAYLDGVSLPDFELLSDPEDEHLCANLMQLLQESLAQARLGSRRPARLLMPGQLVSQVGKELLRLAYSEPCGLRGALLDVCVEQGKSCHSVGQLALDPSLVPTFQLTLVLRLDSRLWPKIQGLFSSANSPFLPGFSQSLTLSTGFRVIKKKLYSSEQLLIEEC, via the exons ATGCCTAGCCTTTGGGACCGCTTCTCGTCGTCGTCGTCCACCTCGTCTTCGCCCTCGTCCTTGTCCGGAACTCCCACCCCAGATCGGCCGCCGCGCTCAGCCTGGGGGTCGGCGGCCCGAGAGGAGGGGTTTGACCGCTCCACGAGCCTGGAGAGCTCGGACTGCGAGTCCCTGGACAGCAGCAACAGTGGCTTCGGGCCGGAGGAAG ACTCGGCTTACCTAGATGGAGTGTCGTTGCCCGACTTCGAGCTGCTCAGTGACCCTGAGGATGAACACCTGTGTGCCAACCTGATGCAGCTGCTGCAGGAGAGCCTGGCCCAGGCGCGTCTGGGCTCGCGGCGCCCTGCGCGCCTGCTGATGCCTGGCCAGCTGGTGAGCCAGGTGGGCAAAGAACTACTACGCCTGGCCTACAGCGAGCCGTGCGGCCTGCGGGGGGCGCTGCTGGACGTCTGCGTGGAGCAGGGCAAGAGCTGCCACAGCGTGGGCCAGCTGGCACTCGACCCCAGCCTGGTGCCCACCTTCCAGCTGACCCTCGTGCTGCGCCTGGACTCACGACTCTGGCCTAAGATCCAGGGGCTGTTTAGCTCCGCCaactctcccttcctccctggcttcagccagtccctgaCTCTGAGCACTGGCTTTCGAGTCATCAAGAAGAAGCTGTACAGCTCGGAACAGCTGCTCATTGAGGAGTGTTGA